One window of the Acinonyx jubatus isolate Ajub_Pintada_27869175 chromosome A2, VMU_Ajub_asm_v1.0, whole genome shotgun sequence genome contains the following:
- the MIOS gene encoding GATOR complex protein MIOS, with the protein MSGTKPDILWAPHQVDRFVVCDSELSLYHVESTVNSELKAGSLRLSEDSAATLLSINSDTPYMKCVAWYLNYDPECLLAVGQANGRVVLTSLGQDHNSKFKDLIGKEFVPKHARQCNTLAWNPLDSNWLAAGLDKHRADFSVLIWDICSKYTPDIVPMEKVRLSAGETETTLLVTKPLYELGQNDACLSLCWLPRDQKLLLAGMHRNLAIFDLRNTSQKMFVNTKAVQGVTVDPYFHDRVASFYEGQVAIWDLRKFEKPVLTLTEQPKPLTKVAWCPTRTGLLATLTRDSNIIRLYDMQHTPTPIGDETEPTIIERSVQPCDNYIASFAWHPTSQNRMIVVTPNRTMSDFTVFERISLAWSPITSLMWACGRHLYECAEEENDNSLEKDIATKMRLRALSRYGLDTEQVWRNHILAGNEDPQLKSLWYTLHFMKQYTEDMDQKSPGNKGSLVYAGIKSIVKSSLGMVESSRHIWSGLDKQTDTQNLNEERILALQLCGWIKKGTDVDVGPFLNSLVQEGEWERAAAVALFNLDIRRAIQILNEGASSEKGDLNLNVVAMALSGYTDEKNSLWREMCSTLRLQLNNPYLCVMFAFLTSETGSYDGVLYENKVAVRDRVAFACKFLSDSQLNRYIEKLTNEMKEAGNLEGILLTGLTKDGVDLMESYVDRTGDVQTASYCMLQGSPLDVLKDERVQYWIENYRNLLDAWRFWHKRAEFDIHRSKLDPSSKPLAQVFVSCNFCGKSISYSCSTVPHQGRGFSQYGVSGSPTKSKVTSCPGCRKPLPRCALCLINMGTPVSSCPGGSKSDEKVDLSKDKKLAQFNNWFTWCHNCRHGGHAGHMLSWFRDHAECPVSACTCKCMQLDTTGNLVPAETVQP; encoded by the exons ATGAGCGGTACCAAACCTGATATATTGTGGGCACCACACCAAGTTGATAGATTTGTTGTGTGTGACTCAGAACTGAGCCTGTATCACGTGGAATCTACTGTGAATTCAGAACTCAAAGCTGGATCTTTACGTTTATCTGAAGACTCTGCAGCTACATTACTATCAATAAATTCAGATACACCATATATGAAATGTGTTGCCTGGTATCTCAATTATGATCCTGAATGCCTCCTAGCAGTTGGACAAGCAAATGGTCGAGTTGTACTTACAAGTCTTGGTCAGGATCATAACTCAAAATTCAAAGATTTGATAGGAAAAGAATTTGTCCCAAAACATGCCCGACAATGCAATACCCTTGCATGGAATCCATTGGATAGTAACTGGCTTGCTGCTGGGCTAGATAAACATAGAGCTGATTTTTCGGTGCTGATTTGGGATATTTGCAGCAAATATACACCTGACATAGTTCCCATGGAGAAAGTGAGACTTTCAGCAGGTGAAACTGAAACAACATTATTGGTAACAAAACCTCTTTATGAATTGGGACAGAATGATGCTTGTCTGTCTCTTTGTTGGCTTCCACGAGACCAGAAACTTCTCCTTGCTGGTATGCATCGTAACCTAGCCATATTTGATCTTCGGAATACGAGCCAAAAGATGTTTGTAAATACAAAAGCTGTTCAGGGGGTGACAGTAGACCCATACTTCCACGATCGTGTTGCTTCCTTCTATGAAGGTCAGGTTGCAATATGGGATCTAAGGAAATTTGAGAAGCCAGTTTTGACTTTGACTGAGCAGCCAAAGCCCTTAACAAAAGTAGCATGGTGTCCAACTAGGACTGGTCTGCTTGCCACTTTGACAAGGGATAGTAATATTATTAGATTATATGATATGCAGCACACACCCACTCCCATTGGAGATGAAACTGAGCCCACAATAATTGAAAGAAGTGTGCAACCTTGTGACAATTACATTGCTTCCTTTGCTTGGCATCCAACGAGTCAAAATCGAATGATAGTTGTAACTCCCAACCGAACAATGTCTGATTTCACTGTTTTTGAAAGGATATCTCTTGCCTGGAGCCCAATAACATCTTTAATGTGGGCTTGTGGCCGTCATTTGTATGAATgtgcagaagaagaaaatgataattcTTTAGAAAAAGATATAGCAACGAAGATGCGCCTTCGGGCTTTGTCCAGGTATGGACTTGATACAGAACAGGTGTGGAGAAACCATATTTTAGCTGGAAATGAAGATCCACAGCTCAAGTCACTCTGGTATACTCTGCACT TTATGAAGCAGTATACAGAAGATATGGATCAGAAATCTCCAGGAAACAAAGGATCATTGGTTTATGCAGGAATTAAATCAATTGTAAAATCCTCTTTGG GAATGGTGGAAAGTAGCAGACATATTTGGAGCGGTTTGGATAAGCAAACTGATACTCAGAATTTaaatgaagagagaattttaGCTTTACAGCTTTGCGGGTGGATAAAGAAAGGAACGGATGTAGATGTGGGGCCATTTTTGAACTCCCTTGTACAAgaaggggaatgggagagagCTGCTGCTGTGGCATTGTTCAACTTGGATATTCGACGAGCAATCCAAATCCTGAATGAAGGAGCATCTTCAGAAAAAG GCGATCTGAATCTCAATGTGGTAGCAATGGCTTTATCGGGttacacagatgagaaaaactcCCTTTGGAGAGAAATGTGCAGCACTCTACGACTACAGTTAAATAACCCATATCTGTGTGTCAtgtttgcatttctgacaagtgaAACAGGATCTTATGATGGAGTATTG TATGAAAACAAAGTTGCTGTACGTGACAGAGTGGCATTTGCTTGTAAATTCCTTAGCGATAGTCAG TTAAATAGGTATATTGAAAAGTTGACCAACGAAATGAAAGAGGCTGGAAATTTGGAAGGAATACTGCTTACAGGCCTTACTAAAGATGGAGTGGACTTAATGGAGAGTTATGTCGATAGAACTGGAGACGTCCAAACAGCGAGTTACTGCATGTTACAG ggTTCTCCTTTAGATGTTCTTAAAGATGAAAGAGTCCAGTACTGGATTGAGAATTATAGAAATTTATTAGATGCCTGGAGGTTTTGGCACAAACGAGCTGAGTTTGATATTCACAGGAGTAAGTTGGATCCCAGTTCTAAACCTTTAGCACAG GTGTTTGTGAGTTGCAATTTCTGTGGCAAGTCGATCTCCTACAGCTGTTCAACTGTGCCTCATCAGGGCAGAGGTTTTAGTCAGTACGGTGTCAGCGGTTCACCAACAAAATCTAAAGTCACAAGCTGCCCTGGCTGTCGAAAACCCCTTCCTCGATGTGCGCTTTGCCTCATTAATATGGGAACACCTGTTTCTAGCTGTCCTG GAGGATCCAAATCAGATGAAAAAGTAGACTTGAGCAAGGATAAAAAATTAGCTCAATTTAACAACTGGTTCACATGGTGTCACAATTGCAGGCATGGTGGACATGCTGGCCATATGCTTAGTTGGTTCAG GGACCATGCAGAGTGTCCCGTTTCTGCATGCACATGTAAATGTATGCAGTTGGATACAACAGGAAATCTGGTACCTGCAGAGACTGTCCAGCCATAA